In the Pseudonocardia cypriaca genome, one interval contains:
- a CDS encoding potassium/proton antiporter, translating into MASLEVALGVAAAVVLLGVFAVRVSTWLGLPSLLVYLAIGVLLGESVLGIQFSDARLTESIGLAALVLILAEGGLTTRWTAVRPALGVGIALSTVGVAVSIGVIASGLHLLLGLDWRAAFLWGAVLSSTDAAAVFSVLRGVGVSSRLAGMLELESGANDAPVVLTVVLLASGDPITWLTPLLVVYELGAGGVLGALFGFAGAWALRRAALPATGLYPLAALAVCVLAYSTGQLAHASGLLAVYVAALVLGNADLPHRGDVRSFAEGMGWLAQIGLFVLLGLFVSPPRLVDAIVPALVAGVVLIVAARPLSVLASAGPFRLDWRDQVFLSWAGLRGAVPIVFALVAFIEGAPSGRALVDVVFVLVVGLTLLQGTTLPWVARRLRVSREAEPRELSVDAAPLDQLSADLLQIKVPVGSQLRGVYLRELRLPRGAVVSLVVRNGHGFTPTDDTRLRERDQLLVVTTAKARKAAEDRIRAVDQRGRLARWHAGREASDGRG; encoded by the coding sequence TCGCTGCTGGTCTACCTGGCGATCGGGGTCCTGCTCGGCGAGTCCGTTCTCGGCATCCAGTTCTCCGACGCGCGGCTCACCGAGTCGATCGGGCTCGCCGCGCTGGTGCTGATCCTCGCCGAGGGCGGGCTCACCACCCGCTGGACGGCCGTGCGCCCGGCGCTCGGTGTGGGTATCGCGCTCTCGACGGTGGGGGTGGCCGTCAGCATCGGGGTGATCGCGTCGGGCCTGCACCTGCTGCTGGGGCTGGACTGGCGCGCGGCGTTCCTCTGGGGCGCGGTGCTGTCCTCCACCGACGCGGCAGCGGTGTTCTCGGTGCTGCGCGGCGTCGGGGTGTCCTCGCGGCTGGCCGGGATGCTGGAACTGGAGTCCGGCGCCAACGACGCGCCCGTCGTGCTCACGGTGGTCCTGCTGGCATCGGGTGACCCGATCACCTGGCTCACCCCGTTGCTCGTGGTCTACGAGCTGGGTGCCGGGGGTGTCCTCGGTGCGCTGTTCGGGTTCGCCGGGGCGTGGGCGCTGCGGCGCGCCGCGCTTCCGGCCACCGGCCTGTACCCGCTCGCGGCGCTCGCCGTCTGCGTCCTCGCCTACTCGACGGGGCAGCTCGCCCACGCGTCCGGCCTGCTCGCCGTGTACGTCGCGGCGCTGGTGCTGGGAAATGCCGACCTCCCGCACCGCGGTGACGTCCGCTCGTTCGCAGAGGGGATGGGCTGGCTCGCCCAGATCGGGCTGTTCGTGCTGCTCGGGCTCTTCGTGTCGCCGCCCCGGCTGGTCGACGCGATCGTGCCGGCACTCGTCGCGGGCGTGGTGCTCATCGTCGCCGCGCGACCGCTCTCGGTGCTGGCGTCCGCCGGGCCGTTCCGGCTGGACTGGCGCGACCAGGTGTTCCTCTCGTGGGCCGGGCTCCGTGGAGCGGTGCCCATCGTGTTCGCGCTGGTCGCGTTCATCGAGGGCGCGCCGAGCGGGCGGGCGTTGGTGGACGTCGTGTTCGTGCTGGTCGTGGGGCTCACCCTGCTGCAGGGCACCACGCTCCCGTGGGTGGCGCGGCGGCTGCGGGTGTCGCGGGAGGCGGAGCCGCGGGAGCTCTCCGTGGACGCCGCCCCGCTCGACCAGCTCTCCGCCGACCTGCTGCAGATCAAGGTGCCGGTCGGCTCGCAGCTGCGCGGGGTGTACCTGCGCGAGCTGCGGCTGCCCCGCGGCGCCGTGGTCAGCCTCGTCGTGCGGAACGGTCATGGCTTCACCCCCACCGACGACACCCGGCTGCGCGAGCGCGACCAGCTGCTCGTCGTCACCACGGCGAAGGCGCGGAAGGCCGCCGAGGACCGGATCCGGGCCGTCGACCAGCGCGGACGCCTCGCGCGCTGGCACGCCGGGCGGGAGGCGAGCGACGGTAGGGGATGA